One Spirochaeta africana DSM 8902 genomic window carries:
- a CDS encoding penicillin-binding protein, with product MHKLTTRRLHILFGATLVIALVIALQFFQLMVIEHTPTAGSSGPAQRVERGPILDRHGNILALQTRLDTVTAWAPGIRTPAQTARTLAEILDLDEELLLQRFQHEPGFLFVKRTITPTQSRQIRELQESGQLEGIHLQEDFGRSYPEGPLAAHVLGYVGIDNQGLDGIEYRFDSQLSAPSGSQQGDAFGNQIILTIDSRIQAFTDQLARDVREEREADAVLLLVMDAYTGEILAYTASPGYDPNQFAGFTSEQRRNLPISYLYEPGSVFKIFSMAAFLHLGVVDQNEFFDAGSAYERRSNGETLFRISDLGSYGRLRPADIIRLSSNVGAAYASDRVSNEQLYHMMRQFGFGEHTGIDLNGEQRGILRPPESWSARTKPTISIGQEVAVSAMQLLTAGTVFANDGVLLKPQIVRRIVSPEGKTLQSFEREPVRQVLSPGAANSMLEMMVGATRDSGTAWRARVDGIDIAAKTGTAQMLDPTTGGYSDTAFIPSTLAIFPAHAPRIIAYTALINPQGGEHLGGRIAAPIIRELAEFLVPYLGIPRADEQIYREAAGVRIEQQHLPDLTDTVPDFRGLARRTLMPLYENPDIEVVIRGSGWVARQTPAPGTPLSTDTRIILELE from the coding sequence ATGCATAAACTTACCACCCGTCGGCTGCACATCCTGTTTGGCGCTACCCTGGTGATTGCCCTGGTAATCGCACTGCAGTTTTTCCAGCTGATGGTAATCGAACACACCCCGACTGCCGGATCATCGGGCCCGGCCCAGCGCGTTGAACGGGGTCCTATCCTGGACAGACATGGCAACATTCTGGCGCTGCAAACCCGCCTGGACACCGTCACCGCCTGGGCTCCCGGCATCCGGACACCGGCGCAAACCGCACGCACCCTGGCGGAGATCCTGGATCTTGACGAGGAACTGCTGCTGCAGCGCTTTCAGCATGAACCGGGGTTCCTGTTTGTGAAACGCACCATCACCCCGACACAGTCACGACAGATACGCGAGCTTCAGGAATCGGGACAGCTGGAGGGCATTCACCTGCAGGAGGACTTTGGCCGCAGTTATCCTGAAGGCCCGCTGGCCGCACATGTCCTTGGCTATGTCGGTATCGACAACCAGGGCCTGGATGGTATCGAGTATCGATTCGACAGTCAGCTGTCGGCACCCTCGGGGAGCCAGCAGGGGGACGCATTCGGCAACCAGATCATACTGACCATAGACAGCAGAATCCAGGCGTTTACCGACCAGCTGGCACGAGATGTTCGGGAAGAACGGGAGGCCGATGCCGTGCTGCTGCTGGTCATGGACGCCTACACCGGTGAAATACTGGCCTACACCGCCAGCCCGGGCTACGACCCCAACCAGTTCGCCGGCTTTACCTCGGAGCAGCGGCGCAATCTCCCGATCAGCTACCTGTATGAGCCCGGATCGGTGTTCAAGATTTTCTCGATGGCAGCCTTTCTGCACCTGGGTGTGGTGGATCAGAATGAATTCTTTGATGCCGGCTCGGCCTACGAACGTCGCAGCAACGGCGAAACCCTGTTCCGCATCTCCGACCTCGGATCGTACGGGCGCCTCCGACCGGCTGATATTATCCGGCTTTCCAGCAACGTCGGGGCAGCCTATGCATCGGATCGCGTCAGCAACGAGCAGCTGTACCACATGATGCGACAGTTCGGTTTTGGCGAGCACACCGGGATAGATCTGAACGGGGAGCAGCGCGGGATCCTGCGTCCACCCGAAAGCTGGTCGGCGCGAACCAAACCCACGATATCTATCGGGCAGGAGGTTGCGGTTTCTGCCATGCAGCTGCTCACCGCCGGAACCGTGTTTGCCAATGACGGGGTACTGCTGAAGCCCCAGATCGTGCGCCGCATCGTTTCCCCCGAGGGTAAGACCCTGCAGAGCTTTGAACGGGAACCGGTGCGCCAGGTTCTCTCTCCGGGAGCCGCCAACAGCATGCTGGAGATGATGGTCGGCGCAACCCGGGACAGCGGCACCGCCTGGCGAGCCCGCGTGGACGGGATCGACATCGCTGCCAAAACCGGCACCGCCCAGATGCTGGACCCGACAACCGGCGGTTATTCCGATACGGCCTTCATCCCGTCTACACTGGCTATCTTTCCGGCCCATGCCCCGCGGATTATTGCCTACACCGCCCTAATCAATCCGCAGGGAGGCGAGCATCTGGGGGGACGGATTGCCGCCCCGATAATCCGCGAACTGGCCGAGTTTCTTGTGCCGTATCTGGGCATCCCGCGTGCTGATGAACAGATCTATCGTGAGGCTGCCGGTGTACGAATCGAGCAACAACATCTGCCGGATCTCACCGATACCGTACCGGACTTTCGCGGGCTTGCCAGACGAACCCTGATGCCGCTGTATGAAAACCCAGATATCGAGGTGGTGATCCGCGGCAGCGGCTGGGTTGCCCGGCAAACCCCCGCTCCCGGGACCCCACTGAGCACCGACACCAGGATCATTCTGGAGCTGGAGTAG
- a CDS encoding dihydrolipoyl dehydrogenase, whose protein sequence is MNEAYCDVAIIGAGSAGLRAYKAARQHGARALLIEGARYGTTCASVGCMPSKLLIAAADAADVARTAGVFGIHTGNIQVDGTAVMQRVREERDRFTGNVVRMTRQIPSEDRLEGYARFENDTTIVVGDHTRVHTRSTVIATGSRAARLPLFDDLGDLVAVNDDVFSWQDLPDSVAVFGPGIIGLELGQALHRLGVRIRMFGIQNLIGPLTDPEVKKHAERIFGDEFLLDTDARVESLRREGSTVVVRFQEKSGRSDDSGPSEPRLLEEQYSVLLAATGRTPNTERLQLENTSLELDDHGIPLYDPATMQCGDSPIFIAGDATADVPLLHEAAAEGLIAGANAARYPAVQANTRHVPLSIVFTDPQIAMVGQPYHELPQEEIVIGELDWQSDPRARMMNTNQGLLRLYAEKSSGRLIGSEMIGPRAEHIAHQLAWALEQEMTVAQLLDLPYYHPVYEEGLRSALQSLAKQM, encoded by the coding sequence ATGAACGAGGCATACTGTGATGTAGCGATTATCGGAGCCGGATCGGCCGGTCTGCGTGCCTACAAGGCAGCCAGACAGCACGGAGCCCGTGCCCTGTTGATCGAGGGCGCCAGGTACGGCACCACCTGTGCCAGTGTCGGCTGCATGCCGAGTAAACTGCTGATCGCTGCTGCCGATGCCGCCGATGTAGCCCGAACCGCAGGGGTGTTCGGCATCCACACCGGGAATATCCAGGTGGATGGTACGGCAGTAATGCAGCGGGTTCGCGAGGAACGTGACCGCTTTACCGGCAACGTTGTCCGCATGACCCGGCAAATACCCTCCGAGGATCGGCTTGAGGGCTACGCGCGGTTCGAGAACGACACCACCATTGTAGTGGGGGATCATACCCGGGTGCACACCCGCAGCACTGTGATTGCGACCGGATCGCGGGCAGCCAGGCTGCCGCTCTTTGATGATCTGGGCGATCTGGTTGCGGTAAACGACGATGTCTTTTCCTGGCAGGATCTGCCCGACTCAGTGGCGGTTTTTGGCCCGGGCATTATTGGGCTGGAGCTGGGACAGGCCCTGCATCGCCTGGGGGTCCGGATCCGCATGTTCGGCATCCAGAATCTGATCGGTCCCCTGACCGACCCCGAGGTCAAGAAGCACGCCGAGCGTATATTCGGAGATGAGTTCCTTCTGGATACCGACGCCAGAGTCGAATCGCTGCGCCGGGAGGGATCCACGGTGGTGGTTCGGTTCCAGGAAAAATCGGGCAGATCCGATGATTCCGGCCCATCCGAGCCGAGGTTGCTGGAAGAACAGTATTCTGTTCTGCTGGCCGCAACCGGCCGCACCCCGAATACAGAGCGTCTGCAGCTGGAAAATACCAGCCTGGAACTCGATGACCACGGGATTCCCCTGTACGACCCCGCCACCATGCAGTGCGGGGACAGCCCGATCTTTATTGCTGGCGACGCTACCGCCGATGTACCACTGCTGCACGAAGCCGCCGCGGAAGGCCTGATTGCCGGCGCCAATGCGGCACGCTATCCCGCAGTACAGGCCAACACACGCCATGTTCCCCTGAGCATCGTATTTACCGACCCGCAGATCGCCATGGTCGGTCAACCGTACCATGAACTGCCGCAGGAGGAAATCGTGATCGGTGAACTGGACTGGCAGTCAGACCCGCGCGCGCGCATGATGAACACCAACCAGGGACTGCTGCGTCTGTATGCCGAAAAAAGCAGCGGCCGTCTGATCGGCTCGGAAATGATCGGGCCCCGCGCTGAGCACATTGCGCACCAGCTCGCCTGGGCGCTGGAACAGGAAATGACCGTAGCACAGCTGCTTGACCTGCCGTATTATCATCCGGTCTACGAGGAAGGGCTGCGCAGTGCCCTCCAGTCACTTGCCAAACAGATGTGA
- a CDS encoding glycoside hydrolase family 13 protein: MQHTTGHGPQWLHNAVIYQIFPERFAIGGGRTVHDKRGDGFYTAEGDTVSSWDELPQPGWGQNQQFFGGDLAGIRERLPYLQELGVNLIYLTPFYASPTNHRYDTVDYFTVDPASGSLEDFCLLVEAIHACGMRIIIDIALNHVSDRHPVFQEACRNPESRYRDFFSFLSYPDRYVGWYGYPSMPELNFANPEVVDTFITGEESVLRFWLRQGVDGFRLDTANDLGMPLMRLIRDTVREINPDAVVIGEVSQYPGGWAAAMDGVQTYYMRSAVLSFIRGNLDVTGLHAALSDITGRLPLHQQLGLLNQIGSHDSPRLRTLLADHPHLYSFFVGMMFAFPGVPMVYYGEENGMQGGPDPLNRAPMRWEPSDWDQDARSLFDRWIQLRQERRELRCGRTILLHDRCRELIAFIRHTEHPDEYALAVFNPTSAPVRVQLMLPFAHTHSQLMLEDAFSGTRVECRAGGITLEAAPYQSALLLPDMRTKPDYSFSKPWHAELTVQ, encoded by the coding sequence ATGCAACACACAACCGGGCACGGGCCGCAATGGCTGCACAATGCTGTCATCTACCAGATTTTCCCCGAGCGATTCGCTATCGGGGGAGGTCGTACCGTCCACGACAAACGGGGCGACGGGTTCTACACTGCCGAGGGCGACACGGTTTCCTCATGGGACGAGCTTCCTCAGCCTGGCTGGGGACAGAATCAGCAGTTTTTTGGCGGTGATCTGGCCGGAATCCGTGAGCGACTGCCGTATCTGCAGGAACTGGGGGTGAATCTGATCTACCTTACCCCGTTTTACGCCTCTCCGACGAATCATCGCTACGATACCGTGGATTACTTTACCGTAGATCCGGCGTCCGGGAGCCTCGAGGATTTCTGTCTCCTGGTGGAGGCAATACACGCCTGCGGTATGCGCATTATTATCGATATAGCCCTGAATCACGTGTCCGACCGGCACCCTGTCTTTCAGGAAGCCTGTCGCAACCCGGAATCGCGCTATCGCGATTTTTTCAGCTTTCTGTCGTACCCCGATCGGTATGTAGGGTGGTACGGGTATCCTTCCATGCCCGAGTTGAACTTTGCCAATCCCGAGGTTGTGGATACATTCATAACCGGAGAGGAAAGCGTGCTGCGATTCTGGCTTCGTCAGGGGGTGGACGGTTTTCGTCTGGACACCGCGAATGACCTGGGTATGCCGCTGATGCGGCTTATCCGGGATACAGTACGGGAGATCAATCCCGATGCCGTGGTAATCGGCGAGGTCAGCCAGTATCCGGGGGGGTGGGCGGCTGCCATGGATGGGGTGCAGACCTATTACATGCGGAGTGCGGTGCTTTCGTTTATCCGCGGCAATCTTGATGTAACGGGGCTGCATGCGGCGCTGTCGGATATTACCGGGCGCCTGCCCCTGCATCAGCAGCTTGGGCTGCTGAATCAGATCGGTTCACATGACTCACCCCGACTGAGGACCCTGCTGGCCGATCATCCACACTTGTATTCGTTCTTTGTCGGGATGATGTTCGCCTTTCCCGGTGTGCCTATGGTGTATTACGGCGAGGAAAACGGTATGCAGGGTGGGCCGGACCCGTTGAACCGGGCCCCAATGCGCTGGGAGCCGTCCGATTGGGATCAGGATGCCCGCAGTCTCTTTGATCGCTGGATACAATTGCGGCAGGAGCGGCGCGAGCTTCGCTGTGGCCGGACGATCCTGCTGCATGATCGCTGCCGGGAGCTGATTGCCTTTATCCGGCATACCGAGCATCCGGACGAGTATGCCCTGGCGGTATTTAACCCCACATCGGCTCCAGTGCGGGTACAGCTTATGCTGCCGTTCGCGCATACCCACAGCCAACTCATGCTCGAGGATGCCTTTAGCGGCACCCGTGTCGAGTGTCGTGCCGGGGGGATAACCCTGGAGGCCGCACCGTATCAGAGTGCGCTGCTGCTGCCGGACATGCGTACCAAGCCGGACTACAGCTTCTCAAAGCCCTGGCATGCTGAGCTGACGGTCCAGTAG
- the lepB gene encoding signal peptidase I: MASIFKVSGSSMEPIISHNSRVWIRVSAYDIRVPGTDLRLIPLRDPAAGDIVLLSHPRTGEAILKQVVGTPLQHLDLQNGSGQIGSYRFDLPNSSTLRLYSRVPPGYYMVLGTNQAASQDSRHFGFVPREAIRGKVLGIRHNGR, encoded by the coding sequence GTGGCAAGTATTTTCAAGGTTAGCGGCAGCTCCATGGAACCGATAATCTCCCACAACAGCCGTGTCTGGATCCGGGTCTCGGCCTATGACATTCGAGTTCCGGGTACCGATCTGCGATTGATTCCCCTGCGCGATCCCGCTGCCGGAGACATTGTACTGCTGTCACACCCGCGAACGGGCGAAGCAATCCTGAAGCAGGTAGTCGGCACACCGCTGCAGCACCTGGATCTGCAGAACGGCAGCGGGCAGATCGGCAGCTATCGCTTTGATCTGCCGAACTCCTCTACACTGCGATTGTACTCCAGGGTGCCTCCGGGGTATTATATGGTACTGGGAACAAACCAGGCAGCATCGCAGGATTCACGGCATTTCGGATTTGTGCCGCGGGAAGCCATACGAGGAAAGGTACTGGGAATCAGACACAATGGCCGATAA
- a CDS encoding motility associated factor glycosyltransferase family protein, which produces MQTYTDINHRFFEQRFPGYPLGLTRDLPQGVEIIETPSGFPSARINSRLLHSSRDPVREARRIAEHTDVQPDAWLVVLGFGLGYLAQALCQRWADHRIIVVDPDPRPFLAACIAVDMSSLLQHPELTLLIGPDAPRIDSILSELHHQPVQVVAHRPSIELQAGFYSDTEQRITRVLQRRTVNHNTLKRFGKLWIRNFTANLPHNLGAVPLSTAAGRFQGVPGLLIAAGPSFDASIARLGELRERCLTVAVDTALPLCLRHGIDPDIIVVVDPQYWNTRHLDRCSTSRALVVSESSAHPRIFRELHGPFLFGESLFPLGRMLESVWGPRGALGAGGSVATSGFEVLRLLGCRTVYAIGLDLGFPDGRTHCSGSFFEERIHALGTRTSPAEHHLWRYLSDGGRIDAMDYAGRPMRTDARMQVYQQWFAMQLESDPDVELRPLSECSLAIPGAQPATHADVLAHQSKRHIIDRELSRLRSVTPDVQRNAELLQPQLAALAIQLQEVAAIATEALSHIQAAWDSPGRWTPDWLQQLDRYDASLRQHQAKDIAGFLLQEALQNIQSPPPGSHPLQGSHTLYSALLESTRLHQQLLDRQLSMPGL; this is translated from the coding sequence ATGCAGACCTATACCGATATCAATCATCGATTCTTCGAACAACGGTTTCCGGGATATCCGCTTGGCCTTACCCGGGATCTGCCGCAAGGGGTCGAAATCATTGAAACCCCCAGCGGCTTCCCATCAGCCCGGATCAACAGCCGCCTGCTGCACAGCAGCCGGGATCCGGTTCGCGAGGCTCGGCGCATCGCTGAACACACCGATGTACAGCCGGATGCATGGCTGGTAGTGCTCGGATTCGGGCTGGGATACCTTGCCCAGGCACTCTGCCAGCGCTGGGCTGATCATCGCATCATTGTTGTCGACCCCGACCCGCGCCCCTTTCTGGCGGCCTGTATCGCTGTTGACATGAGCAGCCTGCTGCAGCACCCCGAACTTACCCTGCTGATCGGCCCGGATGCCCCGCGGATCGACAGTATTCTCAGCGAGCTGCATCATCAGCCGGTACAGGTAGTGGCCCATCGCCCCTCGATCGAGCTGCAGGCGGGGTTCTACTCCGACACCGAACAGCGCATTACCCGGGTGCTGCAGCGACGGACGGTCAACCATAACACCCTGAAACGCTTTGGCAAACTCTGGATCCGGAATTTCACGGCCAATCTGCCGCACAATCTCGGCGCCGTACCATTGAGCACCGCTGCCGGCAGGTTCCAGGGGGTCCCCGGCCTGTTGATCGCTGCCGGCCCGAGTTTCGATGCTTCGATAGCCAGACTCGGGGAACTGCGTGAGCGATGTCTGACGGTTGCGGTGGATACCGCGCTACCGCTGTGTCTGCGACATGGCATAGATCCGGACATAATCGTGGTGGTAGATCCGCAGTACTGGAACACCCGTCACCTCGACCGCTGCAGTACCTCGCGTGCCCTGGTCGTGTCAGAATCATCGGCGCATCCCCGGATTTTCCGGGAACTGCACGGCCCGTTTCTGTTCGGTGAGTCCTTGTTCCCCCTCGGACGTATGCTGGAATCGGTGTGGGGCCCGCGGGGTGCGCTGGGCGCCGGGGGATCGGTCGCAACCTCCGGATTTGAGGTATTGCGCCTGCTCGGCTGTCGCACGGTGTACGCAATCGGGCTTGATCTGGGATTCCCCGACGGCCGTACCCACTGCAGCGGATCCTTCTTTGAGGAGCGCATCCACGCGCTGGGAACCCGCACCAGCCCGGCAGAGCACCATCTCTGGCGCTATCTGTCGGACGGCGGACGGATTGATGCGATGGACTATGCCGGCAGACCGATGCGTACCGACGCCCGCATGCAGGTATACCAGCAGTGGTTTGCCATGCAGCTTGAGTCCGATCCGGATGTAGAGCTGAGGCCGCTGTCCGAATGCTCGCTGGCTATCCCCGGCGCACAGCCGGCTACCCATGCAGATGTACTGGCCCACCAGTCGAAGCGGCATATCATAGACCGGGAGCTTTCGCGATTGCGCTCTGTAACACCGGATGTTCAGCGCAACGCAGAACTGCTGCAGCCGCAGCTTGCCGCTCTGGCGATTCAGCTGCAGGAGGTTGCCGCTATTGCCACAGAGGCGCTGTCGCACATCCAGGCTGCCTGGGACAGCCCCGGGAGGTGGACACCGGACTGGCTCCAGCAGCTCGACCGGTACGACGCCAGCCTCCGACAGCACCAGGCCAAGGATATTGCCGGTTTTCTGCTGCAGGAAGCCCTGCAGAACATCCAGTCACCGCCACCGGGATCCCACCCGCTGCAGGGCTCGCACACCCTGTACTCGGCGCTGCTGGAATCCACCCGGCTGCATCAGCAGCTACTGGACCGTCAGCTCAGCATGCCAGGGCTTTGA
- a CDS encoding M23 family metallopeptidase, with the protein METIIREQHIKRRRSQGRRTQGQHRSAVREPRHGADRRVTAEQILAGRRGPSYQPQRLAIPRVLAIPRVLHAAAVRGGSLPGFSLRRVGAGIRTLDMPPTQLAMLVSVLLFLAALLPLQETGLMPGTWVFSGTNLAPPASLEVVDDLLMTQVKSLSEQVHGQLPMELDLTRFEEITFTEYTMQRGDTLSGIAQSFGLRMDTLVSYNQINDVRRMQIGHTLQIPSRDGLRHSVSRGESLESIADRYSISVTELIDANSLRSETLSVGQELFVPDARMNDTDLRMVLGELFTYPTVGRFTSGFGYRRDPFTGVRRFHNGIDIANAPGTRINASRGGRVAVAGSHPTYGNYVIISHDGGFQTLYAHLNTITARRGQYVSQGQRIGTMGSTGRSTGPHLHFSVFHNGNPVDPLRYLH; encoded by the coding sequence ATGGAGACAATAATCCGTGAACAGCACATAAAGCGTCGGCGTTCGCAGGGGCGGCGTACACAGGGGCAGCATCGCAGCGCAGTCCGTGAACCGCGGCATGGCGCTGATCGTCGTGTCACCGCTGAGCAGATACTGGCTGGTCGCCGCGGGCCTTCTTATCAGCCGCAGCGGCTGGCGATACCTCGGGTACTGGCGATACCACGGGTGCTGCATGCGGCTGCGGTGCGCGGCGGCAGCCTGCCCGGTTTCAGTCTGCGCCGGGTCGGAGCCGGTATACGCACTCTCGACATGCCGCCAACCCAGCTTGCCATGCTGGTGTCGGTGCTGCTGTTTCTGGCAGCGCTGCTGCCGCTGCAGGAAACCGGGCTGATGCCGGGAACCTGGGTCTTTTCCGGTACCAACCTTGCACCCCCGGCATCGCTGGAGGTTGTCGACGATCTGCTGATGACCCAGGTCAAGTCCCTGTCTGAGCAGGTGCACGGGCAGCTCCCTATGGAACTCGATCTGACCAGGTTCGAAGAGATTACCTTTACTGAGTACACCATGCAGCGCGGCGATACCCTGAGCGGGATTGCCCAGAGTTTCGGTCTGCGCATGGACACCCTTGTCTCCTACAATCAGATCAATGATGTGCGGCGCATGCAGATCGGGCACACCCTGCAGATTCCCAGCCGTGATGGCCTGCGACACTCCGTGTCCCGCGGAGAAAGCCTGGAATCCATCGCCGATCGGTATTCCATCTCGGTTACCGAGCTGATCGATGCCAACAGCCTGCGGTCAGAGACCCTTTCAGTGGGGCAGGAGTTGTTTGTACCGGATGCCCGGATGAACGATACCGATCTGCGGATGGTTCTCGGCGAGCTGTTTACCTATCCGACCGTCGGCCGGTTTACCTCGGGATTCGGCTACCGCCGCGATCCGTTTACCGGTGTGCGCCGGTTTCACAACGGGATCGATATTGCCAATGCGCCCGGTACCCGGATCAATGCTTCAAGAGGCGGGCGGGTAGCCGTTGCCGGCAGCCATCCCACCTACGGCAACTATGTGATCATCAGCCACGACGGGGGGTTTCAGACCCTGTATGCCCATCTGAATACCATAACGGCACGTCGCGGCCAGTATGTGTCGCAGGGACAGCGCATCGGCACTATGGGGAGTACCGGTCGCAGTACCGGCCCGCACCTGCATTTCTCGGTTTTTCATAACGGAAACCCGGTAGACCCGCTGCGGTATCTGCATTAG